The following is a genomic window from Pseudomonadota bacterium.
AGAAAAAACCGTTTTACCGCATCGTGGTCGCCAACTCAGAAGCACCGAGAGATGGAAAATTCCTGGAGATTGTCGGTACCTACGATCCGCTTAAAAATCCTGTTGAAGTAAACATCAAACAGGACAAGCTCCAGTTCTGGATCGATCGGGGCGCCACGCCTACAGAGACCGTGAAAAGCCTTCTCTGCAAATGTGCTGCCGAGGCTCCGGCAGCGGAATAACCGGTTATGAAAGAACTGATCGAATTCATCGCCACTTCACTCGTCGATGACCGGGAGAGCGTATCGGTCAACGTAACTGAAGAGGGCGATTCCACGGTCCTCGAGCTGCGCGTTGCCAAAGATGACCTGGGTAAGGTCATCGGTAAGCAGGGACGGACGGCACGT
Proteins encoded in this region:
- a CDS encoding KH domain-containing protein translates to MKELIEFIATSLVDDRESVSVNVTEEGDSTVLELRVAKDDLGKVIGKQGRTARAMRALLSAAAGRSGARARLEILD
- the rpsP gene encoding 30S ribosomal protein S16, which encodes MAVKIRLTRLGRKKKPFYRIVVANSEAPRDGKFLEIVGTYDPLKNPVEVNIKQDKLQFWIDRGATPTETVKSLLCKCAAEAPAAE